In Thermothelomyces thermophilus ATCC 42464 chromosome 4, complete sequence, a single genomic region encodes these proteins:
- a CDS encoding glycoside hydrolase family 92 protein (CAZy_ID 268053) gives MAKPVADTFSPAENAAGYVSDANPIMGFSHMHDSGTGGLPSLGNFPLFVHPGCPDDDFRRCAYSVITRPTSRVPGSAMAAPGYFAVNLTNSVRAEMTATQHAALYRFGFSGKDRVDVVRDPEGRPEAVERGVPYSPLVLVDLVDLMNSRSLGAIQVFPESGRIMGEGRYVPSFGTGKYDAFFCADFRGAAIRRTGTFTSNNATEEPKFLDGVRAGFHIPSGSAGAWLQFERPANNSLLARVGVSFISMDQACQNAESEMGDWHFERVESDARKQWREKLGAIEIDATGVSEELQTTFWSGLYRTLLSPQNYTGENPLWNSTEPYFDSFYCIWDSFRAQHPLLTIIDPVAQTDMVRALIDIYRHEGKLPDCRMSFCKGYTQGGSNADVVIVDAFVKNLTEGIDWDTAYEAVVSDAEVEPPNWGLEGRGNLVSWHKLGYIPWDDTDRNGTGPMSRTISRGVEYAYEDFCIATLAQGLGHAADAAKYRRRGGNWRNYWNPHQRDIFKDPHGATVQTDFVGFMQPRLVNGSFRYQNTRACSPVQDMHGCYYDTRLDTYEGSPWLYSFFVPQDMATLIRLMGGPDAFVERLRYFHTSGIAYLGNEPGFLPVFQFHYAGRPALSTHFARESIPALFNASVNGIPGNDDCAMGAFSAFAMMGFFPVAGQDVYLLTTPFFPEVRIRARAEGKWAVIKVRRFDPAGKRKFIQRARLNGKAYTKSWITHDFFLRGGTLEFWVGEEEGTWGTKEADLPPSWPVEWDEKDGVGLGDGY, from the exons ATGGCCAAACCCGTAGCCGACACCTTCTCGCCGGCCGAGAACGCCGCCGGCTACGTCTCCGACGCCAACCCGATCATGGGCTTCTCCCACATGCACGACTCCGGCACCGGTGGCCTACCCTCGTTGGGCAACTTCCCGCTCTTTGTCCACCCGGGCTGCCCCGACGACGACTTCCGCCGCTGCGCCTACTCGGTCATCACCCGGCCCACGAGCCGCGTGCCCGGCTCCGCGATGGCCGCGCCGGGCTACTTCGCCGTCAACCTGACCAACTCGGTGCGGGCCGAGATGACGGCCACCCAGCACGCCGCGCTGTACCGGTTTGGGTTCTCCGGCAAGGACCGGGTCGACGTGGTGCGTGATCCCGAGGGGAGGCCGGAGGCGGTGGAAAGGGGCGTGCCGTACTCGCCCCTGGTGCTGGTGGACCTGGTCGACCTGATGAACAGCCGGAGCCTGGGAGCCATCCAGGTGTTTCCCGAAAGCGGGAGGATCATGGGAGAGGGGAGGTACGTGCCCTCGTTTGGGACGGGCAAGTACGATGCGTTCTTCTGTGCCGACTTCAGGGGCGCCGCCATACGCAGGACGGGCACGTTCACGTCGAACAACGCGACTGAGGAGCCCAAGTTCCTGGACGGGGTCCGCGCCGGGTTCCATATCCCCAGCGGGTCGGCGGGCGCCTGGCTGCAGTTTGAGCGGCCGGCGAATAACTCGCTGCTGGCGAGGGTCGGCGTGTCGTTCATATCCATGGACCAGGCGTGCCAGAACGCCGAGAGCGAGATGGGCGACTGGCATTTCGAGAGAGTGGAGAGCGATGCGAGGAAGCAGTGGCGAGAGAAGTTGGGCGCCATCGAGATCGACGCCACCGGGGTGAGCGAGGAGCTGCAGACGACCTTCTGGTCAGGGCTGTATCGCACCCTGCTGTCGCCGCAGAACTACACCGGGGAGAACCCGTTGTGGAACTCGACGGAGCCGTATTTCGACTC GTTCTACTGCATCTGGGACTCCTTCCGCGCTCAGCATCCCTTGCTGACCATCATCGACCCGGTCGCGCAGACGGATATGGTGCGTGCACTGATTGATATCTACCGGCACGAAG GAAAACTGCCCGACTGTCGGATGAGTTTCTGCAAGGGTTACACCCAGGGAGGCTCCAATGCCGACGTGGTCATTGTAGACGCATTCGTAAAGAACTTGACAGAAGGAATAGACTGGGACACCGCTTACGAAGCCGTCGTCTCTGATGCCGAAG TCGAACCGCCCAACTGGGGACTGGAGGGACGCGGCAACCTTGTGAGCTGGCACAAGCTTGGCTACATCCCCTGGGACGACACCGACCGGAACGGCACAGGCCCAATGAGCCGCACCATCAGCCGGGGCGTCGAGTACGCCTACGAGGACTTCTGCATCGCCACGCTAGCTCAAGGCCTTGGCCACGCGGCCGACGCCGCCAAataccgccgccgcggcggcaacTGGCGCAACTACTGGAACCCACACCAGCGCGACATCTTCAAGGACCCCCACGGCGCCACGGTCCAGACCGACTTCGTGGGCTTCATGCAGCCGCGCCTCGTTAACGGCTCCTTCCGCTACCAGAACACGCGCGCCTGCTCGCCCGTGCAGGACATGCACGGCTGCTACTACGACACGCGCCTCGACACGTACGAGGGGAGCCCCTGGCTGTACAGCTTCTTCGTGCCGCAGGACATGGCGACGCTCATCCGGCTCATGGGCGGGCCCGACGCCTTCGTCGAGCGCCTGCGCTACTTCCACACCAGCGGTATCGCCTACCTGGGTAACGAGCCCGGCTTCCTGCCCGTCTTCCAGTTCCACTACGCCGGCCGGCCCGCCCTGAGCACTCACTTTGCGCGCGAGTCCATCCCCGCCCTGTTCAACGCCTCCGTCAACGGGATCCCGGGCAACGACGACTGCGCCATGGGCGCCTTCAGCGCCTTTGCCATGATGGGCTTCTTCCCCGTCGCCGGCCAGGACGTCTACCTGCTGACGACGCCCTTCTTCCCCGAGGTGAGAATCCGCGCCAGGGCGGAGGGGAAGTGGGCGGTCATCAAGGTCAGGCGCTTCGACCCCGCGGGCAAGAGAAAGTTCATCCAACGAGCGAGGCTCAACGGCAAGGCGTACACGAAGAGTTGGATCACGCACGACTTCTTCCTGAGGGGCGGAACCTTGGAGTTCTGGGTcggcgaggaggaagggACTTGGGGGACCAAGGAAGCAGATCTACCGCCGAGTTGGCCTGTTGAGTGGGATGAAAAGGATGGGGTTGGATTAGGCGACGGATATTAA